A single window of Colletes latitarsis isolate SP2378_abdomen chromosome 11, iyColLati1, whole genome shotgun sequence DNA harbors:
- the LOC143347410 gene encoding non-homologous end-joining factor 1 isoform X1 translates to MAENTIFDRYKQGIIWNDVKIGNDLYMISITRRNDTTKVFLTNLIEIWMETLTNEIILTRCRELNPLLNVDAFNYEEVVANILSNILEYIVEASVEQIKLRAQIEEGSMKFALYLSKGTPYDFWEIITKPLCVSSMEIIRQHKILLDLVKRKDEEIAEYKAEGAELIRKNIETETFKEEDLKTNIFISNIGKCTSAFQAMMKFYNTLNLNDTSKDSTEFASSTSKNDKMEQCKDNRVDGSKEVANGDIHIQKKLETVKSKCKTQKKCTINEKVTSPKIRTRMIHKPIKKLKKGLNDFIL, encoded by the exons ATGGCagaaaatacaatttttgaTCGATATAAACAAGGAATAATATGGAATGATGTTAAAATTGGTAATGATCTTTACATGATTTCTATTACAAGGAGAAATGACACAACTAAAGTATTTTTAACTAATCTCATTGAAATATGGATGGAAACATTGACAAATGAAATTATATTAACTAGATGCAGA GAATTAAATCCACTATTAAATGTTGATGCTTTTAATTATGAAGAAGTTGTGGCAAACATCTTAAGTAATATATTAGAATATATTGTTGAAGCTTCTGTTGAACAAATAAAGTTACGTGCTCAGATAGAAGAGGGTTCAATGAAGTTTGCTTTATATTTATCAAAGGGAACACCTTATGATTTTTGGGAAATTATAACTAAACCTCTATGTGTATCATCAATGGAAATTATTCGTCAGCATAAAATTCTTTTAGATTTAGTAAAGAGGAAAGATGAGGAAATTGCTGAATATAAAGCAGAAGGTGCTGAGTTAATAAGAA AGAACATTGAGACAGAAACTTTTAAGGAAGAAGAtcttaaaacaaatatttttatttccaatattgGTAAATGTACCAGTGCATTCCAAGCAATGATGAAATTTTATAATACACTTAATTTAAACGACACTAGCAAAGATTCTACTGAGTTTGCAAG CAGCACTAGTAAAAATGACAAAATGGAACAGTGTAAAGATAATAGAGTTGATGGGTCTAAGGAAGTTGCAAATGGAGATATTCATAttcaaaaaaaactagaaactgTAAAGtccaaatgtaaaactcaaaagaAATGTACTATTAATGAAAAGGTAACTAGTCCCAAAATAAGAACCAGAATGATACACAAacctattaaaaaattaaagaaaggTTTGAATGATTTTATATTGTGA
- the LOC143348241 gene encoding uncharacterized protein LOC143348241, which translates to MDVSKTRLKYKPEIQRCLCFSVMGQRRFRISMGALIASPEAGDASVNIIPQMKKYSVITDDRSKSFVSTMSENDSITQNVLRSTSHNDINIMNKSEYEEMLMINNIFDETSSSTIHNNCQFPYYRSSKNIGQFPDAVLVKDVGVSCMLLNHNIPEISIPEANNYLVKQLKKEYNDLSNITSKITAYTKNILNYLSKKNQRKNRLLQNLESSKHAIVSQNIDNKGNLCLKLRLISDAETQCRPKEIVKEADSILFQDKYITWDLYNKHCNYHNYFITNLKKNFNCMYIHVAKNQITHQDQIYDEYLKLRQEKEVQTIFSGNEMKVNTSNSSSHSTSSIYNYVIMKPRKSSTELLKSTLINFGDPNITQNSYKGNGNKNRKEHLKRCNPVIFTNWREISKLKQFKNKELSITPDKSRRMTDTNEKILKDHLFDSNMNNNLPNSKFHTVNVRIVKHKRKHV; encoded by the exons ATGGATGTCTCTAAAACTCGACtgaaatacaaaccagaaatacaaaGGTGCCTATGTTTTTCAGTCATGGGTCAAAGGAGATTTAGAATTTCG ATGGGTGCCCTTATTGCTTCTCCGGAAGCAGGAGATGCATCAGTTAACATCATACCACAAATGAAGAAATATTCTGTCATTACTGATGATCGGTCTAAGAGTTTTGTTTCTACAATGTCAGAAAACGACTCCATTACACAAAATGTTTTGAGATCCACATCACATAATGATATCAACATCATGAATAAAAGTGAATATGAGGAGATGCTGATGATAAACAACATATTTGATGAAACAAGTAGTTCTACAATTCATAATAATTGCCAGTTCCCATACTATAG gagTAGTAAAAACATTGGCCAATTCCCAGATGCAGTTCTGGTAAAGGATGTAGGTGTATCCTGCATGCTACTAAATCACAATATTCCAGAAATATCTATTCCAGAAGCAAACAATTATTTAGTTAAACAGCTTAAAAAGGAATATAATGATTTATCTAATATTACTAGTAAAATAACTGCATATAcaaaaaacattttaaattatttatcaaagaaAAATCAAAGAAAAAATCGACTGCTCCAAAACTTG GAATCCTCAAAACATGCAATAGTATCTCAAAATATAGATAATAAAGGCAATCTCTGTTTAAAGTTAAGGCTTATCAGTGATGCTGAAACACAATGTAGGCCTAAAGAAATCGTTAAAGAAGCTGATAGTATTCTATTTCAGGATAAATATATTACGTGGGACCTATATAATAAACATTGTAATTATcacaattattttattactaatttaaaaaaaaa ttttaattgtatgtACATACATGTAGCGAAAAATCAAATTACGCATCAAGATCAAATATATGACGAATATTTAAAGTTGAGGCAAGAAAAAGAAGttcaaacaatattttctgGAAATGAAATGAAAGTAAATACTTCAAATTCATCATCACATAGCACTTCCTCTATCTATAATTACGTAATAATGAAACCGAGAAAGTCTTCGACTGAATTGTTAAAATCTACATTAATCAATTTTGGCGATCCAAATATAACTCAAAATAGTTATAAAGGTAACGGTAACAAAAATCGCAAAGAACATCTAAAAAGGTGCAATCCAGTAATATTTACTAATTGgagagaaatttcaaaattaaaacaatttaaaaataaagaattatCTATTACTCCCGATAAGTCACGACGAATG acGGATACAAACGAAAAGATTTTGAAGGATCACCTttttgattcaaacatgaataaCAACTTACCGAATTCAAAGTTTCACACCGTAAATGTTCGAATTGTAAAACATAAGCGGAAACATGTATAG
- the LOC143347410 gene encoding non-homologous end-joining factor 1 isoform X2, whose protein sequence is MAENTIFDRYKQGIIWNDVKIGNDLYMISITRRNDTTKVFLTNLIEIWMETLTNEIILTRCRELNPLLNVDAFNYEEVVANILSNILEYIVEASVEQIKLRAQIEEGSMKFALYLSKGTPYDFWEIITKPLCVSSMEIIRQHKILLDLVKRKDEEIAEYKAEGAELIRKNIETETFKEEDLKTNIFISNIGKCTSAFQAMMKFYNTLNLNDTSKDSTEFASTSKNDKMEQCKDNRVDGSKEVANGDIHIQKKLETVKSKCKTQKKCTINEKVTSPKIRTRMIHKPIKKLKKGLNDFIL, encoded by the exons ATGGCagaaaatacaatttttgaTCGATATAAACAAGGAATAATATGGAATGATGTTAAAATTGGTAATGATCTTTACATGATTTCTATTACAAGGAGAAATGACACAACTAAAGTATTTTTAACTAATCTCATTGAAATATGGATGGAAACATTGACAAATGAAATTATATTAACTAGATGCAGA GAATTAAATCCACTATTAAATGTTGATGCTTTTAATTATGAAGAAGTTGTGGCAAACATCTTAAGTAATATATTAGAATATATTGTTGAAGCTTCTGTTGAACAAATAAAGTTACGTGCTCAGATAGAAGAGGGTTCAATGAAGTTTGCTTTATATTTATCAAAGGGAACACCTTATGATTTTTGGGAAATTATAACTAAACCTCTATGTGTATCATCAATGGAAATTATTCGTCAGCATAAAATTCTTTTAGATTTAGTAAAGAGGAAAGATGAGGAAATTGCTGAATATAAAGCAGAAGGTGCTGAGTTAATAAGAA AGAACATTGAGACAGAAACTTTTAAGGAAGAAGAtcttaaaacaaatatttttatttccaatattgGTAAATGTACCAGTGCATTCCAAGCAATGATGAAATTTTATAATACACTTAATTTAAACGACACTAGCAAAGATTCTACTGAGTTTGCAAG CACTAGTAAAAATGACAAAATGGAACAGTGTAAAGATAATAGAGTTGATGGGTCTAAGGAAGTTGCAAATGGAGATATTCATAttcaaaaaaaactagaaactgTAAAGtccaaatgtaaaactcaaaagaAATGTACTATTAATGAAAAGGTAACTAGTCCCAAAATAAGAACCAGAATGATACACAAacctattaaaaaattaaagaaaggTTTGAATGATTTTATATTGTGA